In Carya illinoinensis cultivar Pawnee chromosome 16, C.illinoinensisPawnee_v1, whole genome shotgun sequence, a single window of DNA contains:
- the LOC122299243 gene encoding uncharacterized protein LOC122299243 isoform X1, whose product MDLRIWFYYQVLHIYDNNCLSALISQKEKKASAVALQYHMSIPTLDPYMTVANYGLVSRDGKFSKVLSEAASAAKLYAAHTPDMGGTKWPLTGGVPSQLLDSEDYHIERLYIAGYKDGSVRVWDCTYPVLSLIYLLGAEVNGINISGTSASISALDFCSETLSLAIGNEYGLVLLYKLMRSSDDTILYFMTETENEGLAYCTQLSLYPFQMSGLNQDIKKYRAKTFQKLSNIDRIKVKPI is encoded by the exons ATGGATTTGCGGATATGGTTCTATTACCAAGTACTGCATATCTACGACAATAATTGCTTGTCTGCCTTAATTtctcaaaaagagaaaaaggcttCTGCAGTTGCATTGCAGTATCATATGAGCATACCCACTCTTGATCCATACATGACTGTGGCGAATTATGGTCTGGTTTCTAGAGATGGGAAGTTCTCAAAGGTTCTGTCTGAG GCTGCCTCAGCTGCAAAACTTTATGCAGCACACACTCCAGATATGGGAGGTACAAAGTGGCCTCTAACTGGTGGTGTTCCTAGTCAGCTTCTTGACTCTGAAGATTATCACATTGAGAGATTATACATAGCAGGTTACAAAGATGGATCTGTTCGAGTATGGGATTGCACATATCCGGTCTTGTCACTTATTTATCTTTTAGGAGCTGAG GTGAATGGCATCAATATTTCTGGTACAAGTGCATCAATATCAGCATTGGATTTCTGCTCTGAAACTTTAAGTCTTGCCATTGGCAATGAATATGGTCTG GTTCTCCTTTACAAACTAATGCGTAGTTCAGATGATACGATTTTGTACTTCATGACAGAAACTGAAAATGAAGGTTTGGCTTACTGTACACAGCTGTCTTTGTATCCCTTTCAAATGTCAG gattgaaccaagatatcaagaaatatAGAGCAAAAACATTTCAGAAGCTGTCAAATATTGATAGAATCAAAGTTAAACCCATATAG
- the LOC122299243 gene encoding uncharacterized protein LOC122299243 isoform X2: protein MDLRIWFYYQVLHIYDNNCLSALISQKEKKASAVALQYHMSIPTLDPYMTVANYGLVSRDGKFSKVLSEAASAAKLYAAHTPDMGGTKWPLTGGVPSQLLDSEDYHIERLYIAGYKDGSVRVWDCTYPVLSLIYLLGAEVNGINISGTSASISALDFCSETLSLAIGNEYGLKLKMKVWLTVHSCLCIPFKCQD from the exons ATGGATTTGCGGATATGGTTCTATTACCAAGTACTGCATATCTACGACAATAATTGCTTGTCTGCCTTAATTtctcaaaaagagaaaaaggcttCTGCAGTTGCATTGCAGTATCATATGAGCATACCCACTCTTGATCCATACATGACTGTGGCGAATTATGGTCTGGTTTCTAGAGATGGGAAGTTCTCAAAGGTTCTGTCTGAG GCTGCCTCAGCTGCAAAACTTTATGCAGCACACACTCCAGATATGGGAGGTACAAAGTGGCCTCTAACTGGTGGTGTTCCTAGTCAGCTTCTTGACTCTGAAGATTATCACATTGAGAGATTATACATAGCAGGTTACAAAGATGGATCTGTTCGAGTATGGGATTGCACATATCCGGTCTTGTCACTTATTTATCTTTTAGGAGCTGAG GTGAATGGCATCAATATTTCTGGTACAAGTGCATCAATATCAGCATTGGATTTCTGCTCTGAAACTTTAAGTCTTGCCATTGGCAATGAATATGGTCTG AAACTGAAAATGAAGGTTTGGCTTACTGTACACAGCTGTCTTTGTATCCCTTTCAAATGTCAG gattga
- the LOC122299243 gene encoding uncharacterized protein LOC122299243 isoform X3, translating to MDLRIWFYYQVLHIYDNNCLSALISQKEKKASAVALQYHMSIPTLDPYMTVANYGLVSRDGKFSKVLSEAASAAKLYAAHTPDMGGTKWPLTGGVPSQLLDSEDYHIERLYIAGYKDGSVRVWDCTYPVLSLIYLLGAEVNGINISGTSASISALDFCSETLSLAIGNEYGLD from the exons ATGGATTTGCGGATATGGTTCTATTACCAAGTACTGCATATCTACGACAATAATTGCTTGTCTGCCTTAATTtctcaaaaagagaaaaaggcttCTGCAGTTGCATTGCAGTATCATATGAGCATACCCACTCTTGATCCATACATGACTGTGGCGAATTATGGTCTGGTTTCTAGAGATGGGAAGTTCTCAAAGGTTCTGTCTGAG GCTGCCTCAGCTGCAAAACTTTATGCAGCACACACTCCAGATATGGGAGGTACAAAGTGGCCTCTAACTGGTGGTGTTCCTAGTCAGCTTCTTGACTCTGAAGATTATCACATTGAGAGATTATACATAGCAGGTTACAAAGATGGATCTGTTCGAGTATGGGATTGCACATATCCGGTCTTGTCACTTATTTATCTTTTAGGAGCTGAG GTGAATGGCATCAATATTTCTGGTACAAGTGCATCAATATCAGCATTGGATTTCTGCTCTGAAACTTTAAGTCTTGCCATTGGCAATGAATATGGTCTG gattga